Proteins encoded together in one Clostridium kluyveri DSM 555 window:
- a CDS encoding helix-turn-helix domain-containing protein, with protein MNDRLKKIRKELDLTQEEFASKIDLTRSGLASIEYGNVTLTERNIKKICRQFNVNENWLRTGDGKMFNTKEEDKELLDFVINILAEKDEFIRNTFLTLARLDEKEWDVIKKIMNGLKNK; from the coding sequence ATGAACGATAGACTAAAAAAAATAAGAAAAGAACTCGATTTGACCCAAGAAGAGTTCGCCAGTAAAATAGATTTAACCAGGTCTGGACTTGCAAGTATTGAATATGGCAATGTAACTTTAACCGAAAGAAATATAAAAAAGATTTGCAGACAATTTAATGTAAACGAAAATTGGTTAAGAACCGGAGATGGTAAAATGTTTAATACAAAGGAAGAAGATAAAGAGCTTCTTGACTTTGTTATAAATATACTTGCCGAAAAAGATGAATTTATTAGGAATACATTTTTGACACTTGCAAGACTGGATGAAAAGGAATGGGATGTAATAAAGAAAATAATGAATGGTTTAAAAAATAAGTAG
- a CDS encoding metallophosphoesterase, producing MKIAHISDIHLGEFPGPIVDGMNGRMKDIVTCMDYASNKLIEEQPDIILIVGDLFHRAKSWGDEALKEISIASVWLRRLASIAPTVLLYGTGNHDNLNYFKNIRDMGIENLTIITEPDFFTINTQSGDIQIAAVPGMDKGFFRTLYPGMDFTDENKAISEALGNVIVGISADAEPNIPCVLMSHYTVTGCQLENGESVFLNSDVVLPTAALQASNYNLVCLGHIHRAQEVPNCGRPTFYSGPLNGITFNEEGQDKGFWIHECVGEFGVFSKFFKTPSREFLTFKWVQQHLDFYMKNGIPKGDIENIKDKIVRVIYSCDDETNKQFNRKELEKQLYAAGAFYVQEIRPSKILTTTDKQSMSENDSVMHNLKDYLKREEVPENDIKDILALAEPLINEIAASLPTGKLSGIFEPVTLEVKNYRSYKEESFDFSKVNFATVNGPNGIGKSSFFMDAISDCLYEEPREGELTGWINNGENVRSGSITFSFLMGADKWRVIRTRAKAGKTTLALQKWHKNKWEDHSENKKDDTQKKIVNLLGMDSMTFKSCALIMQDQYGLFLEADKTERMQVLGNILGLSVYDRLHELVKDKLRVHNREVEKLRSSIEILTEKLSMKNETEQQLKEYELKKSEISDKILQGEKKAQDLEENLKKFNILDVKIKALTDKIVALDNGINIKKDEISTLEFEVDEAQKIVDKEDIILAKIKEYEEAKESIAVLNVQKIEFEQAKIQLGEVKNNICELQKKSYINDVDIENLKVELKNKNELEKEVSNLTKLEEKLAGLDKMRTKKEESLQKAQKLKQKVLLLESEYEKKTDKIQEQIFNCKKKAKLINDSNCPVNNPSCNFLKDALEAKNKIPELEKQLKKFDYSEVEKADMDFQQAKMVYSHFDYNSKLHEETKKEFEVLRKKKEQLLSLQGKNELLENSMKQREDIDARIEELEIKRVELDLKIQNFKTGMELLSKLEKELPVLEHWYKGKDELPKAKQILESSIERIGILKTDIEKTNTNIKAIEADRDKLAVERAYLDGIEELLRDAKSNIASLQTGKSDIDFNIGAYKSKLDELKNYEVERKEKTTQLAKLARVVSQLNILVQAFSIDGIPFQIVRSVVDELSAKSNEILSQMTGGKMSIEFKMDKVLKNKKEVNALEIWINDYQRGTMPYLSRSGGQKVKAALSVAFALADLKANRAGIQLGMLFIDEAPFLDIEGVQAYCDALETIHERYSDMRLLAISHDPTFKGRFPQSIDVIDSGEQGSKIIFNE from the coding sequence ATGAAAATAGCGCACATTAGTGATATTCATTTAGGAGAATTTCCAGGGCCAATAGTGGATGGCATGAACGGAAGAATGAAAGATATTGTTACTTGCATGGATTATGCATCAAATAAATTAATAGAAGAGCAGCCAGATATTATTCTTATAGTTGGCGATCTATTCCATAGAGCTAAGAGCTGGGGAGACGAGGCTTTAAAAGAGATAAGCATTGCATCTGTATGGCTTAGAAGACTAGCATCCATAGCACCAACGGTACTTTTATATGGAACCGGGAATCATGATAACTTAAATTATTTTAAGAATATAAGAGATATGGGCATTGAAAACTTAACTATAATAACTGAACCAGATTTTTTCACAATAAATACTCAGTCAGGAGATATTCAAATAGCAGCAGTGCCGGGAATGGATAAGGGCTTTTTCAGAACTTTATATCCTGGCATGGATTTTACGGATGAAAATAAGGCCATTAGTGAGGCACTAGGCAATGTGATTGTAGGAATCAGTGCAGATGCGGAACCCAATATTCCTTGTGTCTTAATGTCACATTACACAGTTACAGGGTGCCAATTAGAAAACGGAGAAAGCGTATTCCTCAACAGTGATGTAGTGTTGCCTACGGCGGCACTACAGGCTTCAAACTATAATTTGGTTTGTCTTGGCCATATACATAGGGCACAGGAAGTTCCGAACTGTGGCAGGCCTACTTTCTATAGTGGACCTTTAAACGGGATAACCTTCAATGAAGAAGGACAAGACAAAGGATTCTGGATACATGAATGTGTTGGTGAATTTGGTGTATTTAGTAAATTTTTCAAAACACCTTCAAGGGAATTTTTAACCTTTAAATGGGTGCAACAACACTTAGATTTTTACATGAAAAATGGTATTCCTAAAGGGGATATAGAGAACATAAAGGATAAAATTGTGAGGGTTATTTATAGTTGTGATGATGAAACAAATAAGCAGTTCAATCGTAAAGAATTGGAAAAACAACTTTACGCTGCAGGTGCATTTTATGTCCAGGAGATAAGACCCTCTAAAATTCTTACCACTACAGACAAACAATCCATGAGCGAAAATGATTCGGTAATGCATAATCTTAAAGATTACTTAAAACGTGAAGAGGTACCGGAGAATGATATAAAAGATATTTTAGCATTGGCAGAACCTTTAATTAATGAAATAGCAGCTTCTTTGCCTACTGGAAAGCTTTCAGGGATATTTGAACCAGTGACACTGGAAGTTAAAAACTATAGGAGCTATAAGGAAGAAAGTTTTGATTTTAGCAAAGTAAATTTCGCCACTGTAAATGGTCCTAATGGTATTGGAAAAAGTTCCTTCTTCATGGATGCAATTTCTGATTGTTTATATGAGGAACCAAGAGAAGGGGAGCTTACAGGGTGGATAAATAATGGTGAAAATGTAAGATCAGGATCTATTACATTTTCATTCTTAATGGGAGCTGATAAATGGAGAGTAATAAGGACCAGGGCGAAAGCAGGGAAGACTACCCTTGCACTTCAAAAATGGCATAAAAATAAATGGGAGGACCATTCGGAAAACAAAAAAGATGATACCCAAAAGAAGATAGTAAATCTTTTAGGAATGGACTCCATGACATTTAAAAGCTGTGCCCTTATAATGCAGGACCAATACGGATTATTTCTGGAAGCAGATAAGACGGAACGTATGCAGGTGCTAGGTAATATTCTAGGTTTAAGTGTATATGATAGGCTTCATGAACTGGTAAAGGATAAATTGAGGGTGCATAACAGAGAAGTTGAAAAGCTTAGAAGCAGTATTGAGATACTTACTGAAAAGTTAAGCATGAAGAATGAGACAGAGCAGCAATTAAAAGAATATGAATTAAAAAAGTCAGAAATTTCAGATAAGATTTTACAGGGAGAAAAGAAAGCCCAGGACCTGGAAGAAAATCTTAAGAAATTTAATATATTGGATGTAAAGATTAAAGCCCTTACAGATAAGATAGTCGCCTTAGACAATGGAATAAACATTAAGAAAGATGAAATATCTACCTTGGAATTTGAAGTAGATGAAGCTCAAAAGATAGTTGATAAGGAGGATATAATCCTAGCTAAAATCAAAGAATATGAGGAAGCTAAGGAGAGTATAGCAGTCCTTAATGTTCAAAAAATAGAGTTTGAACAGGCTAAAATTCAACTAGGCGAAGTTAAAAATAATATATGTGAGCTTCAGAAAAAAAGTTATATCAATGATGTAGACATAGAAAACTTAAAAGTCGAACTTAAAAATAAAAATGAGCTTGAAAAAGAAGTTTCCAATCTAACTAAACTAGAAGAAAAACTAGCAGGTTTAGATAAAATGAGGACAAAAAAAGAAGAATCATTACAGAAAGCTCAAAAATTAAAACAAAAAGTTCTGCTTTTAGAAAGTGAATATGAAAAGAAAACAGATAAAATTCAGGAACAAATTTTTAATTGTAAAAAGAAAGCCAAATTGATTAATGATAGTAATTGTCCAGTCAATAATCCTTCATGTAACTTTTTAAAAGATGCGTTAGAAGCTAAGAATAAAATTCCTGAATTAGAAAAACAGTTAAAGAAATTTGACTATTCAGAGGTTGAAAAGGCTGATATGGACTTTCAACAGGCAAAAATGGTTTATAGTCATTTTGATTATAATTCTAAACTCCATGAGGAAACTAAAAAAGAATTTGAAGTTTTAAGAAAGAAAAAAGAGCAGTTATTAAGTTTACAAGGCAAAAATGAACTTCTTGAAAATAGCATGAAGCAAAGAGAAGATATTGACGCAAGGATTGAAGAATTGGAAATAAAGAGAGTTGAACTTGATTTAAAGATTCAGAATTTCAAAACAGGAATGGAGCTTCTTAGTAAGCTAGAAAAGGAATTACCAGTATTGGAGCATTGGTATAAAGGTAAGGATGAACTTCCAAAAGCTAAACAAATTCTTGAAAGTTCAATTGAAAGAATAGGTATCCTAAAAACTGACATTGAAAAAACCAATACAAACATAAAAGCTATTGAAGCTGACAGGGATAAATTGGCTGTCGAAAGAGCCTACCTTGATGGCATAGAGGAATTATTGAGGGATGCAAAATCAAATATTGCATCATTGCAGACTGGCAAAAGTGATATTGATTTCAATATTGGTGCCTATAAATCTAAACTTGATGAACTTAAAAATTATGAAGTTGAGAGAAAAGAAAAAACAACTCAATTAGCAAAGTTGGCAAGGGTAGTATCTCAATTAAATATATTGGTTCAGGCTTTCTCTATAGATGGTATTCCGTTTCAGATAGTCAGGTCTGTAGTGGATGAATTAAGTGCCAAGAGCAATGAAATATTAAGCCAAATGACCGGAGGAAAAATGTCCATTGAGTTTAAGATGGATAAGGTTCTTAAAAATAAAAAAGAAGTCAATGCCCTTGAAATATGGATAAATGACTATCAGAGGGGAACTATGCCATATTTAAGCAGGTCGGGAGGACAGAAGGTAAAGGCAGCTCTTTCGGTGGCTTTTGCACTTGCAGATTTAAAGGCTAATAGGGCAGGAATACAGTTAGGTATGTTATTTATTGACGAAGCTCCTTTTTTAGATATAGAAGGCGTTCAGGCATATTGTGATGCATTAGAAACAATCCATGAGAGATATTCAGATATGAGACTTTTGGCCATATCTCATGATCCAACTTTCAAAGGTAGGTTTCCTCAGTCTATAGATGTTATTGATTCAGGTGAACAGGGTAGCAAGATTATTTTTAATGAATAA
- a CDS encoding helix-turn-helix domain-containing protein produces MELIIRYYRIRQGLTVKQLANSTGYTPGYINMLENNSRNPSLGTLEIIGSHLEICPKFLIVNCLSIRCDTCCYNPKNRFLFLE; encoded by the coding sequence ATGGAACTAATAATAAGATACTATAGGATAAGACAAGGATTGACAGTAAAGCAACTCGCAAATTCAACAGGATATACCCCCGGATATATAAATATGCTTGAAAACAATAGCAGGAATCCCAGTTTGGGAACTTTGGAAATAATAGGAAGTCACCTGGAGATTTGCCCTAAATTTTTAATCGTAAATTGTCTAAGTATAAGATGTGATACCTGTTGTTATAATCCTAAAAATAGATTTTTGTTTTTAGAATAA
- a CDS encoding DNA adenine methylase: protein MRKLKVLKWLGAKWSIADKIIELMPKHKIYLEPFFGSGAVFFQRLHVTLRS, encoded by the coding sequence GTGAGAAAGTTGAAAGTCTTAAAATGGCTAGGAGCTAAATGGAGTATAGCAGATAAAATAATTGAATTGATGCCTAAGCATAAGATTTATTTGGAACCTTTCTTCGGGTCTGGTGCTGTATTTTTTCAAAGACTCCATGTAACACTGAGGTCCTAA
- a CDS encoding ORF6N domain-containing protein: MENTASLIIGKREIAVKEYRHQRVVTFKDIDTVHERPSGTANKRFLDNQKHFKENLDYFELANNDLKIIKRLPDFGISSKASKIILITESGYLMLVKSFTDDLAWQIQRQLVNTYFRAKEMAENAKHKLQERRLSLRETKMKIDALREVNRTVKTLCAKTTQSYRNNVATKLMQNFGIDIPEEVFETTGIQCDMAVKEFVDNQCEKTGKVKIAELHETYMKWCKTEGVKPLTKVKFGKEVELLGFEKAAFGIGRCWTGIQLKI, from the coding sequence ATGGAGAACACAGCATCTTTAATAATCGGAAAAAGAGAAATTGCAGTAAAGGAATATAGACACCAGCGTGTAGTTACTTTTAAGGACATTGATACAGTGCATGAAAGACCAAGTGGAACAGCCAATAAAAGATTTTTGGACAATCAGAAGCATTTTAAAGAAAATTTAGATTATTTTGAGCTTGCTAATAATGATCTAAAAATAATTAAACGACTTCCGGATTTCGGAATCAGTTCAAAAGCAAGCAAAATAATATTAATTACAGAATCCGGTTATCTCATGCTAGTAAAATCCTTTACTGATGATTTAGCCTGGCAGATACAAAGACAGCTGGTGAATACTTATTTTAGGGCAAAGGAAATGGCTGAAAATGCAAAGCATAAGCTGCAGGAACGAAGGTTAAGTCTTCGGGAAACTAAAATGAAGATTGATGCCTTAAGAGAGGTGAATAGGACAGTCAAAACTTTATGTGCCAAGACTACACAAAGTTACAGGAATAATGTTGCTACTAAATTGATGCAGAACTTCGGTATTGATATTCCAGAAGAGGTTTTTGAAACTACTGGTATTCAATGTGATATGGCTGTAAAGGAATTTGTGGACAACCAATGCGAGAAAACCGGCAAAGTCAAAATAGCAGAGCTTCATGAAACCTATATGAAATGGTGTAAAACAGAAGGGGTAAAGCCTTTAACCAAAGTTAAGTTTGGTAAGGAAGTTGAGCTACTAGGATTTGAAAAAGCAGCATTTGGTATAGGCAGATGTTGGACAGGCATTCAATTAAAAATATAA
- a CDS encoding DNA adenine methylase has product MFSKTPCNTEVLNDLDGEVINLFRCVRNKSEELAKLIYFTPYSREEYKESYNRSGNDIEMARQFLVRANMARAGMQYYSSSWRHAGPVLGATCNQRVIGDWNKIPQRILDVAVRLKDAEIENTDALELIKKYNRKDCLIYVDPPYLLSTRRQRYYNVEMTGDKEHEELIKVLKKHLGTVMLSGYNSDLYNDLLHDWDTTEIKTNAEQGKERTEVIWTNFELPNQISLFG; this is encoded by the coding sequence ATTTTTTCAAAGACTCCATGTAACACTGAGGTCCTAAATGATTTAGACGGTGAAGTTATTAACCTTTTTAGGTGTGTTAGAAATAAATCTGAAGAGCTGGCCAAACTAATTTATTTTACTCCATATAGTAGAGAAGAATATAAGGAATCTTATAATCGTTCCGGAAATGATATTGAAATGGCTAGACAGTTTTTAGTAAGGGCAAATATGGCTAGAGCTGGTATGCAATATTATTCCTCTAGTTGGAGACATGCAGGACCAGTATTGGGAGCAACATGTAACCAAAGAGTCATAGGGGACTGGAATAAGATTCCTCAGAGAATATTAGATGTAGCTGTGAGATTAAAAGATGCGGAAATAGAAAATACAGATGCATTAGAGTTAATAAAAAAATATAACAGGAAGGATTGCTTAATATATGTGGACCCACCATATTTATTAAGCACAAGGAGACAAAGATATTATAATGTGGAAATGACTGGGGATAAGGAGCATGAGGAATTAATAAAAGTATTAAAAAAACATTTAGGTACTGTAATGCTTAGTGGATATAATTCGGATTTGTATAATGATTTATTACATGATTGGGATACAACTGAAATTAAAACTAATGCAGAACAAGGAAAAGAAAGAACAGAAGTAATTTGGACAAATTTTGAATTGCCTAATCAAATTTCATTGTTTGGGTAG
- a CDS encoding aspartyl-phosphate phosphatase Spo0E family protein, with translation MSIEAIRDTLYKHIDLYGLQDERTLRVSRRLNKLIAKQMKEKRQNAGKICIEIWVDNGVNIKVRSEADGKLYQYRI, from the coding sequence ATGAGCATAGAAGCTATCAGAGATACTTTATATAAGCATATTGATTTATACGGCCTACAGGATGAAAGAACTTTACGAGTCAGCCGGAGGCTAAACAAACTCATAGCAAAGCAAATGAAAGAGAAAAGGCAAAATGCAGGAAAAATATGTATAGAAATTTGGGTAGATAATGGTGTAAATATAAAAGTTAGGAGTGAAGCAGATGGAAAGCTATATCAATATAGGATTTAA
- a CDS encoding MazG-like family protein: MIILKLKLMVLRKLVDRKGNKIDHRTMTWEDWKDKVLEEAGELCEALSSGDKKKIMEEVLDVIQVGIGILAKLFRENFDIVQGFHRHNKKLVDRGCEACAEVNFNASRK; the protein is encoded by the coding sequence GTGATTATTTTGAAACTAAAACTAATGGTACTTAGAAAATTAGTAGACCGCAAGGGTAATAAAATAGACCACAGGACAATGACTTGGGAGGATTGGAAGGATAAAGTTTTGGAGGAGGCAGGAGAGTTGTGTGAAGCTCTCTCCTCTGGAGATAAGAAAAAGATAATGGAAGAAGTGCTGGATGTTATTCAAGTGGGTATTGGGATTCTGGCCAAGCTTTTTAGAGAGAATTTTGACATAGTTCAGGGGTTTCATAGGCATAATAAGAAGCTCGTGGATAGGGGCTGTGAGGCTTGTGCAGAGGTTAATTTTAATGCGAGTAGGAAGTAG
- a CDS encoding helix-turn-helix domain-containing protein, whose amino-acid sequence MVFENFTALLIAAENEWPPETAFRYLDSILENKNMEKKPIFKWTPKDIQDVLKFKEEGLKHREIASYYGVSTWVISRISYLEGASRKNISGKIIEEMIKLYKCGWKVKDIAKKYNIHPGTVYKKMENARKKVEA is encoded by the coding sequence ATGGTATTTGAAAACTTTACTGCTTTATTGATAGCAGCAGAAAACGAATGGCCTCCTGAAACAGCTTTTAGATACTTGGATAGCATCTTAGAAAATAAAAATATGGAGAAAAAGCCTATTTTTAAATGGACGCCTAAAGATATACAGGACGTGTTGAAGTTTAAGGAAGAAGGATTGAAGCACAGGGAAATCGCAAGTTACTACGGTGTTTCTACGTGGGTAATAAGCAGGATTTCATACCTGGAGGGTGCATCCAGAAAAAATATATCGGGAAAAATTATAGAAGAAATGATAAAGCTGTATAAGTGTGGATGGAAAGTAAAAGACATAGCCAAGAAATACAATATACATCCTGGTACCGTTTATAAGAAGATGGAAAATGCCAGAAAGAAGGTGGAGGCATGA